One Candidatus Campbellbacteria bacterium genomic region harbors:
- a CDS encoding GIY-YIG nuclease family protein — MALHLKDIHTLPDAPGVYLFCKGKDILYIGKATSLKNRVRSYFSSDIIETRGRRIVKMLDEATRVRFEETPSVLEALILEAVLIKKHQPKYNAKEKSDTSFNYVVITKEDFPRVFTLRERELSNIPHTTFHIRHSFGPFPHGTQLKEALQIIRKIFPFRGKNDAPLASDRRRASRLYEELGLSPRSQEISVLEYKKTIRHIVLFFEGKKKQLLTTLTREMKQYARARKFEQASEIKRRLYALQHIQDVALIRPEVQSSKFKAQKRIEAYDVAHISETARVGVMTVIENGEPNKREYRTFSIKTKQQGDIAGLSEILERRLQHMEWHLPKLIVVDGGIAQKNAAEKILKTFGFQIPIVAVTKNEHHRPEKLLGNQKDILGNEKEILLVNNEAHRFALSRHRAKKNRIF, encoded by the coding sequence ATGGCGTTACATCTAAAAGATATACACACTCTCCCCGATGCTCCTGGCGTGTACCTTTTTTGTAAAGGTAAAGATATCCTCTATATTGGCAAGGCAACATCGCTTAAAAATCGTGTACGTAGCTATTTTTCCTCGGATATTATAGAAACGCGTGGCCGGCGTATCGTAAAAATGCTTGATGAAGCAACGCGTGTCCGGTTTGAAGAAACACCCTCCGTCCTTGAGGCACTCATTCTTGAGGCGGTGCTGATTAAAAAACATCAACCAAAGTATAACGCAAAAGAGAAGAGCGATACGAGTTTTAACTACGTTGTTATTACCAAAGAAGATTTTCCGCGTGTTTTTACTCTTCGTGAACGAGAACTCTCCAACATTCCACATACTACATTCCACATTCGTCATTCATTCGGCCCATTTCCTCATGGTACACAACTAAAGGAAGCATTACAGATTATTCGTAAAATATTTCCATTTCGAGGAAAAAATGATGCACCATTGGCTTCGGATCGAAGACGTGCATCTCGTTTGTACGAAGAACTCGGACTTTCTCCACGATCACAAGAAATAAGTGTGCTGGAGTATAAAAAAACAATCCGACATATTGTGCTCTTTTTTGAAGGTAAGAAAAAACAACTTCTCACTACTCTTACCAGAGAAATGAAGCAGTATGCCCGTGCCCGCAAATTTGAACAGGCTAGCGAAATAAAGAGACGTTTGTATGCCTTGCAACATATTCAAGATGTAGCGTTGATACGGCCTGAAGTTCAAAGTTCAAAGTTCAAAGCTCAAAAAAGAATAGAGGCATATGATGTGGCGCATATTTCCGAAACTGCACGTGTTGGTGTAATGACTGTTATAGAAAATGGGGAACCAAACAAAAGAGAGTATCGAACCTTTTCTATTAAAACGAAACAACAGGGAGATATTGCTGGTCTTTCTGAGATTCTTGAACGCCGTTTGCAACACATGGAGTGGCATCTACCCAAGCTTATTGTTGTGGACGGTGGTATTGCTCAAAAGAATGCAGCTGAAAAGATTTTAAAAACATTTGGCTTTCAGATTCCTATTGTTGCCGTCACTAAAAATGAACATCACAGACCTGAAAAACTTCTAGGAAATCAAAAAGATATACTAGGTAATGAAAAAGAGATTCTTCTTGTCAATAACGAGGCACACCGCTTTGCGCTTAGTCGACATAGAGCAAAAAAGAATCGAATTTTTTGA
- the uvrA gene encoding excinuclease ABC subunit UvrA, whose protein sequence is MKKPDSDKIIVRGARTHNLKNVTVEMPRNKMVVFTGLSGSGKSSLAFDTIFAEGQRRYVESLSAYARQFISQMPKPDVDEIVGLSPAISIDQKSRSNNPRSTVATITEIYDYLRILYARIGIPHCLVCGEPIKRLTNEEIQNFILEKVDVASASVKKRGQKNLSEAIADAQTGPALEIFSPIVRGRKGEYYQQLYDFLNRGYTEVLVDGVRKKLREQIILEKNKKHDIDILIDRIPLVDFVESHDTALERLRESLERSLHEAQGLVRVVFSGIDEFAKKGSNDIGVLMSSKFSCPNDGYSYPEIEPRLFSFNSPYGACAECNGLGTQDFFVKDACLVCNGARLRPEALHVRLNGKNIVEATALSVDDAHVFFRVLSLTEKEKEISNVVVREIIDRLKFMQDVGIGYLTLDRRANTLSGGEAQRIRLASQLGSGLVGALYVLDEPTIGLHSRDNDRLIKTLQNLRDLGNTIIVVEHDEDTIFSSDYIVDIGPGAGVHGGKIVVAGDLEELLTAKEPPVKGKSLTLAYLRGEKYIPLPDIRRTADKGVIKIRGGTIFNIKNMNVDIPLGKFVVVTGVSGSGKSSFMYEILYKNLQARLERKYRTAQTFNCGSITGTEYVSRTIMIDQSPIGRTSRSNPATYTGAFSHIRDMFAATPEARARGWKASRFSFNVKGGRCEACEGKGEIAVEMHFLPTVYVECDVCGGKRFMRETLEVEYRDKNIHEVLSMTVEEALAFFNDIPAIYDRLHTLNEVGLGYLQLGQSATTLSGGESQRVKISSELYRTHVQKTLYLLDEPTIGLHYEDVRKLIEILQMLTTKGNSVILIEHNMDIVKSADYIIDIGPEGGTEGGKVVAFGTPEEVAESGTHTGRYLRKVLRKQATHVSSKE, encoded by the coding sequence ATGAAAAAACCAGACAGTGACAAAATAATAGTGAGGGGTGCCCGAACACACAATCTTAAGAATGTGACGGTTGAAATGCCACGTAACAAAATGGTTGTGTTTACTGGTTTGTCAGGTTCAGGAAAATCTTCTTTGGCGTTCGATACCATCTTTGCAGAAGGACAGCGCCGATATGTTGAGTCATTGTCTGCGTATGCGCGACAGTTCATCAGTCAAATGCCAAAGCCGGATGTGGATGAAATTGTTGGGCTTTCTCCCGCAATTTCAATTGACCAAAAATCTCGCTCAAACAATCCGCGTTCAACCGTTGCAACGATTACTGAAATTTACGATTATCTCCGTATTTTATATGCACGTATTGGTATTCCGCACTGTTTGGTGTGTGGTGAGCCAATTAAGCGGTTGACAAACGAAGAGATTCAAAACTTTATTCTTGAAAAAGTAGACGTTGCGTCTGCGAGTGTAAAAAAACGTGGACAGAAAAACCTCTCTGAAGCAATTGCCGATGCCCAAACGGGTCCTGCACTTGAAATTTTTTCACCAATTGTGCGTGGACGAAAAGGTGAGTACTACCAACAACTCTACGATTTTCTCAATCGGGGATATACCGAAGTACTTGTGGATGGTGTTCGCAAAAAACTACGAGAACAAATTATTCTTGAAAAAAATAAAAAACACGATATCGATATTCTCATTGACCGTATTCCACTCGTTGATTTCGTTGAATCACATGACACTGCACTCGAGCGTTTGCGTGAGTCGCTGGAGCGCTCGCTCCATGAAGCACAAGGACTTGTTCGTGTGGTGTTTTCAGGTATTGATGAGTTTGCTAAAAAAGGAAGCAACGATATTGGTGTATTGATGTCATCAAAGTTTTCGTGTCCAAATGACGGCTATTCGTATCCAGAAATTGAACCACGATTATTTTCTTTCAATAGTCCGTACGGCGCCTGTGCGGAGTGTAATGGACTTGGAACACAAGATTTTTTTGTGAAGGACGCATGTCTGGTGTGTAACGGAGCACGTCTTCGTCCTGAGGCACTCCATGTACGTCTTAATGGAAAAAATATCGTTGAAGCAACTGCGTTGTCTGTTGATGATGCTCATGTATTTTTCCGCGTTCTATCTCTTACTGAAAAAGAAAAAGAAATTTCAAATGTTGTTGTTCGTGAGATTATTGATCGACTTAAATTTATGCAAGATGTAGGTATTGGGTACCTTACACTTGATCGTCGCGCCAACACACTTTCAGGAGGTGAAGCACAACGTATTCGTCTTGCGTCACAACTAGGTTCGGGACTTGTGGGGGCACTCTATGTTCTTGACGAACCAACGATTGGACTCCACTCGCGTGACAACGATCGTCTCATTAAAACACTTCAAAATCTTCGCGATCTCGGTAATACGATTATTGTGGTTGAACATGACGAAGACACCATTTTCTCATCTGATTACATTGTTGATATTGGACCGGGCGCTGGGGTGCACGGAGGGAAGATTGTGGTTGCTGGTGATTTGGAAGAATTGTTAACGGCCAAAGAGCCTCCGGTAAAAGGGAAGTCGCTCACCCTTGCGTACCTGCGTGGTGAAAAATATATTCCACTTCCTGACATACGTCGTACTGCGGACAAGGGCGTTATCAAAATTCGTGGTGGAACTATTTTCAACATAAAAAATATGAATGTTGATATTCCTCTCGGAAAATTTGTTGTGGTAACAGGAGTGTCTGGTTCCGGAAAATCTTCGTTTATGTATGAGATTTTGTACAAAAATCTTCAGGCGCGTTTGGAGCGAAAGTATCGAACTGCGCAAACATTCAACTGCGGTTCTATTACGGGAACTGAATACGTGTCTCGAACAATCATGATTGATCAGTCACCGATTGGTCGCACTTCACGAAGTAATCCGGCAACGTACACGGGAGCCTTTTCACATATTCGTGACATGTTTGCAGCAACACCTGAAGCACGCGCTCGTGGTTGGAAGGCGAGTCGATTTTCATTCAACGTAAAAGGTGGCCGATGTGAAGCATGTGAAGGAAAAGGTGAAATTGCTGTTGAAATGCACTTTCTCCCAACAGTGTATGTTGAGTGTGATGTGTGTGGCGGTAAGCGTTTTATGCGCGAAACACTTGAAGTTGAGTATCGAGATAAAAATATTCACGAGGTGCTTTCGATGACTGTAGAAGAAGCACTCGCTTTTTTTAACGATATTCCTGCCATTTATGACCGACTCCACACACTTAATGAAGTTGGTCTTGGGTACTTACAACTTGGCCAATCAGCAACAACACTCTCAGGAGGAGAGTCACAGCGCGTTAAAATTTCTTCTGAACTCTATCGCACGCATGTGCAAAAAACACTCTACCTTCTTGATGAGCCGACCATCGGACTTCATTATGAGGACGTACGAAAACTTATTGAAATACTTCAGATGCTTACCACAAAAGGAAACTCGGTTATTCTCATTGAGCACAACATGGACATTGTGAAGAGTGCGGATTACATTATAGATATTGGTCCTGAAGGTGGAACAGAAGGAGGAAAAGTTGTAGCGTTCGGAACTCCAGAAGAAGTTGCTGAATCAGGCACGCACACAGGACGCTATTTGCGCAAAGTGTTACGTAAACAGGCAACACATGTATCGTCAAAAGAATAA
- a CDS encoding phosphatase PAP2 family protein: MNLNLEILFTLNGILGTSPLIDGIVLFFAQYYVFLIILIAGVVWYRDIYTGSLLTFWKNTKALIASVLGAELLTEFIRFIYESPRPLHTLNIPYLFDKTSNSFPSGHTMFVFSLATAMYFFGNKKLAWMLYASGLLIGIARITAGIHYPSDILGGIVLGILTGYCAHYLFGPKKIAT, from the coding sequence ATGAACCTTAACCTAGAAATTCTATTCACCCTTAACGGGATTCTTGGCACATCCCCCCTCATCGATGGAATAGTACTTTTTTTTGCACAATATTACGTTTTTCTCATCATACTCATTGCTGGTGTTGTGTGGTATCGCGACATTTACACAGGATCACTTCTGACATTTTGGAAAAATACGAAAGCACTCATTGCAAGTGTTCTTGGTGCCGAACTTCTTACAGAATTCATTCGCTTCATATACGAAAGCCCGCGACCTCTGCACACACTCAATATTCCCTACTTGTTTGATAAAACATCAAACTCTTTTCCGTCCGGTCACACTATGTTTGTTTTTTCACTTGCAACTGCAATGTACTTTTTTGGTAATAAAAAACTTGCATGGATGTTGTATGCATCAGGACTACTCATAGGCATCGCTCGTATTACTGCTGGCATACACTACCCAAGCGATATTCTTGGTGGTATTGTCCTAGGAATCTTGACTGGATACTGCGCCCACTACCTCTTTGGACCAAAAAAGATCGCCACATAA